The following proteins are co-located in the Periplaneta americana isolate PAMFEO1 chromosome 12, P.americana_PAMFEO1_priV1, whole genome shotgun sequence genome:
- the LOC138710024 gene encoding protein FAM98A-like, producing the protein MATFSLRWCFLGALLLAGLAYSYPAADNSAEEDTQLVESTVREVRALPPPSFDLQAEGTGGHHGSHASHGDHGDVGYLRTKNSKGDNGYQKFDSYHKKDGDSYGFENHSSFGKANGGETGGQHHHSSSYKDGHSGGGHYEGAHSGGSDDGGHAVEYEGAGTENEEHYDVHEGAGTEGEGHYSAALIDGGHHYGGYEGGSDGRHAKHYTAGDGGHHHDGEHHSAHYTSGEGGYHGDYHH; encoded by the coding sequence ATGGCGACCTTCTCTCTGAGATGGTGTTTCCTTGGAGCGTTGCTGCTCGCCGGGCTAGCATATTCCTACCCCGCAGCTGACAATTCTGCTGAAGAAGACACCCAGCTTGTGGAGTCTACCGTGCGCGAAGTTAGGGCTCTGCCTCCACCGAGCTTCGACCTGCAGGCTGAAGGCACCGGAGGACATCACGGTTCTCATGCCTCCCACGGGGATCATGGAGACGTGGGATACCTCCGCACTAAGAACAGCAAGGGCGACAACGGCTACCAGAAATTCGACAGCTACCACAAAAAAGACGGCGATTCTTATGGCTTTGAGAACCATTCCAGCTTTGGTAAGGCCAACGGCGGTGAGACCGGGGGTCAGCATCACCATAGCAGCTCCTACAAGGACGGCCACAGCGGTGGCGGCCATTACGAAGGTGCTCACTCCGGCGGATCGGACGACGGGGGCCACGCTGTCGAGTACGAGGGTGCCGGTACCGAGAATGAGGAGCACTATGATGTACATGAGGGAGCGGGAACCGAAGGGGAAGGTCACTACTCTGCAGCCCTCATTGATGGCGGCCACCACTACGGTGGTTACGAGGGTGGTTCTGATGGTCGCCACGCTAAGCACTACACTGCTGGCGACGGAGGCCACCATCACGACGGCGAGCACCACAGCGCTCATTACACTTCCGGCGAAGGCGGATATCACGGAGACTATCACCACTGA